A section of the Clostridium sp. TW13 genome encodes:
- a CDS encoding S1C family serine protease has product MKRRLTAQSDRTINQSENTGGIKFKQSNHRRKAILFAKGFTIVIISTVFGTIAGLYVVNKYYPQTAKVQSIFKVTEKGNSYAVKQENMDKLAKSIVSISNSENGFKQNLTINTSGIIIRSNGYIISSYNAISKIDPIVVKIPSLGVNSYYKGKLIGFDDITDVAVIKIPKENLETPNIGTMYSLKVGDNVMSVGNSTGDDYLGFAVTGMINSLNKKIELEGKNDTDKISYNVIQTNAPISSENVGGALVDEYGEVIGLNSKYISDIYSKPPYNYVILINEVQDVANSLIDYGRVKRTSLGFDGVEIEDKYRKGIYVQNVESNGAAKKAGILPLDIILSIDGKEISTLDDITNCMKSHKAGDKIKCKILRRSKKIEVTIVLEEAK; this is encoded by the coding sequence ATGAAAAGGAGATTAACAGCACAATCAGATAGAACTATTAACCAGAGTGAGAATACTGGAGGAATAAAGTTTAAGCAATCTAATCATAGAAGGAAGGCTATATTGTTTGCAAAGGGATTTACTATAGTGATCATTTCCACTGTATTTGGTACTATAGCAGGTCTATATGTTGTAAATAAATATTATCCACAAACTGCTAAAGTTCAGTCTATATTTAAAGTTACGGAAAAAGGAAATTCATATGCTGTTAAGCAGGAGAACATGGATAAACTTGCAAAGTCTATTGTGAGTATAAGTAATAGTGAAAATGGATTTAAGCAGAATTTAACAATAAATACATCCGGAATAATTATTAGATCAAATGGATATATTATTTCAAGTTACAATGCGATTTCCAAGATAGACCCAATAGTTGTAAAAATACCTTCTCTTGGAGTTAATAGTTATTATAAAGGTAAACTTATAGGGTTTGATGATATAACAGATGTGGCAGTTATTAAAATTCCAAAAGAAAACTTAGAAACTCCTAATATTGGAACTATGTATTCTCTGAAGGTAGGGGATAATGTAATGAGTGTAGGCAATTCCACAGGAGACGATTATTTAGGGTTCGCTGTCACTGGTATGATAAATTCATTAAATAAAAAGATTGAATTAGAAGGTAAAAATGATACTGATAAGATTAGTTATAATGTCATCCAGACTAATGCTCCAATAAGCTCAGAGAATGTTGGTGGAGCATTAGTAGATGAATATGGTGAAGTAATAGGTTTAAATAGTAAGTATATTTCAGATATATATTCCAAACCACCATATAATTATGTTATATTAATAAATGAAGTTCAAGATGTGGCAAATTCACTTATTGACTATGGACGAGTAAAAAGAACTTCTTTAGGCTTTGATGGTGTGGAAATTGAAGATAAATATCGCAAGGGGATATATGTTCAAAATGTAGAATCAAATGGAGCTGCTAAAAAGGCTGGTATTTTGCCTTTAGACATAATTTTAAGCATTGATGGTAAAGAAATATCTACATTAGATGATATAACTAATTGTATGAAAAGTCATAAAGCTGGGGATAAGATAAAGTGTAAGATACTTAGAAGAAGTAAGAAGATAGAGGTTACAATAGTATTAGAAGAAGCTAAATAG
- the pth gene encoding aminoacyl-tRNA hydrolase: MKLIVGLGNPGKEYDNTRHNIGFAVVDYMAKKYNVEINRVKFKGIYGETNINGEKVIFLKPTTYMNLSGESINDVIKFYKLEKEDIIVIYDDISLPVGKLRIRDKGSAGGHNGIKSIIQNLGADIFPRVKVGVGQPDHDLISHVLGKFSDEQVELLSKVIPAATEAVETIIKYDAKVAMNKFNGFSAE; this comes from the coding sequence ATGAAACTAATCGTTGGGCTTGGAAATCCAGGTAAAGAGTATGATAATACTAGACATAATATTGGTTTTGCGGTAGTTGATTATATGGCTAAAAAATATAATGTAGAGATAAATAGAGTGAAATTTAAAGGCATTTATGGAGAAACAAATATAAATGGAGAAAAAGTAATCTTTCTAAAACCAACTACTTATATGAATTTAAGTGGTGAAAGTATAAATGACGTAATTAAATTTTATAAATTAGAAAAAGAGGATATAATAGTAATATATGATGATATAAGTTTACCTGTAGGAAAACTCAGGATAAGAGATAAAGGTAGTGCAGGCGGACATAATGGTATAAAAAGTATCATACAAAACTTGGGCGCTGATATTTTTCCAAGGGTTAAAGTTGGAGTGGGACAGCCAGACCATGATTTAATATCTCATGTTTTGGGGAAATTTTCCGATGAACAAGTGGAACTATTAAGCAAGGTCATACCAGCTGCTACAGAAGCTGTAGAAACAATAATAAAGTATGATGCTAAGGTTGCAATGAATAAATTTAATGGATTTAGTGCAGAGTAA
- the mfd gene encoding transcription-repair coupling factor — protein MRLDGIMIPLLESKEFMQIQSMIKERKFPIGINGLSESGKSYFVSALFGSSEKSIVVVTHSDYEARNIYEDLSLYINEVYYFPSKEVVFYNIDAISGDLRWARLKILKEIIESKRKKIIVTSVENFSANYTPLDLIKEHSFTIKVGETVDFNEITTKLVQAGYTRMEVVDGKGQFSLRGGILDLYPPTATIPYRIELFDDEVDSIRTFNVESQRSIEKVSCCEVFPAKEVVLKEENINRGIELMTEQLSQFVSGRGKEERDVVDRITSTVNANIESLRETWNFETIESYLTFFFEKPSNFFEFTKDFLFVMDEVERCKGKVESVNFEFQENYSAFLSRGNILPEQGNLLLGLDQIKEYFNEQNIVSMNTFTDRNDFINLLESIPINQTISHDYHGQLDLLIDDIRLKKQQGYRIIILSGTRPRGERLVETLRDREIESRYADTISDIQCGEVVITFGNQLKGFEYPDLKLCIISDKEVFGEAKRKLSRGKASKRKGVAKITTFAELKPGDYVVHANNGIGVYKGIKQIETNGNKRDYLDIEYAKGDKLYVPVDQLDLVQKYIGGEGTHPKVNKLGTAEWQKAKAKVKKSINEIAEELVKLYAIRNTVKGHKFSKDTEWQKQFEDEFPYEETPDQLTSLEEIKEDMESDKPMDRLLCGDVGYGKTEVAVRGAFKAVMEGKQVAFLVPTTILADQHYKNMKNRFSDFPVKIDMISRFRTAKEQKATIQAVKEGNVDILIGTHRMVSKDIVFKDLGLLIIDEEQRFGVAQKEKMKEIKKNVDVLTLSATPIPRTLHMSLTGVRDISVIETPPEERYPIQTYVVEQNDQLIRDAILREMNRDGQIFFVYNRVDDIQSIGDYLTKLVPECRIAIVHGQMTERQLETEMIAFMNREYDVLLCTTIIETGIDLPNVNTMIVYNADKMGLSQLYQLRGRVGRSNKIAYAYFVYKKDKILTEVAEKRLKALKDFTELGSGFKIAMRDLEIRGAGNMMGSAQHGHMSAIGYDLYCRMLEDTIRLVKGEIDSEPIETSIELKIDAYIPSEFIEDEIQKITIYKKIAAIENSQDYLEIKEELEDRFSDIPQPVFNLMDIAYIKSKANMLGIEEVKEKQDEVLFRFYDDSKVDKNSILMLMNKYKHQVYLSIENKSVLVYRAKEIKREDILVVFKEMLDYALEIRNNV, from the coding sequence GTGAGGCTAGATGGAATTATGATTCCATTATTGGAATCAAAAGAATTTATGCAGATTCAATCTATGATCAAGGAAAGAAAGTTTCCTATAGGAATAAATGGATTATCTGAATCAGGCAAGAGTTATTTTGTTAGTGCGTTGTTTGGTAGTAGCGAAAAATCAATTGTAGTAGTAACTCATAGCGATTATGAGGCTAGAAATATATATGAAGATTTGTCCTTGTATATAAATGAAGTGTACTACTTTCCATCTAAAGAAGTAGTATTTTATAATATAGATGCAATTTCTGGTGATTTAAGATGGGCGAGGTTAAAAATTCTAAAGGAGATTATTGAAAGCAAAAGGAAGAAAATAATTGTTACATCTGTAGAAAACTTTTCTGCTAATTACACTCCTCTGGATTTGATAAAAGAGCATAGTTTTACTATTAAGGTTGGTGAAACTGTTGACTTTAATGAGATAACTACCAAGTTGGTTCAAGCTGGATATACTAGGATGGAAGTTGTTGATGGAAAAGGTCAATTTTCATTAAGAGGTGGAATATTAGATTTATATCCACCTACTGCTACAATACCGTATAGAATAGAATTGTTTGATGATGAGGTTGATTCAATAAGAACCTTTAATGTTGAATCCCAGAGAAGCATTGAAAAGGTAAGTTGTTGTGAGGTCTTTCCTGCTAAAGAAGTGGTTCTTAAGGAAGAAAACATTAATAGAGGAATTGAATTAATGACAGAGCAGCTTTCACAATTTGTAAGTGGAAGAGGTAAAGAAGAAAGAGATGTTGTAGATAGGATTACTTCTACAGTCAATGCAAACATAGAAAGTCTTAGAGAAACTTGGAATTTTGAAACTATTGAGAGTTATTTAACATTTTTCTTTGAGAAGCCTTCTAATTTTTTTGAGTTTACAAAAGACTTTTTATTTGTAATGGATGAAGTTGAAAGATGTAAAGGAAAAGTTGAAAGTGTTAATTTTGAGTTCCAAGAAAATTATTCGGCATTTCTATCAAGAGGCAATATATTACCAGAACAAGGAAACTTGTTACTTGGCTTAGATCAAATTAAGGAATATTTTAATGAGCAAAATATTGTTTCTATGAATACATTTACAGATAGAAATGATTTTATTAATCTTTTAGAGAGTATACCAATAAATCAAACAATTTCTCATGATTATCATGGTCAGTTAGATTTGTTAATTGATGATATACGGTTAAAAAAACAACAGGGTTATAGGATAATAATTTTGTCTGGTACAAGACCAAGAGGTGAACGTCTTGTAGAAACATTAAGGGATAGAGAGATAGAGAGTCGATACGCTGATACTATTTCTGATATACAATGTGGTGAAGTAGTTATTACCTTTGGTAACCAATTAAAAGGGTTTGAATATCCAGATCTTAAGTTATGTATAATTTCTGATAAAGAGGTTTTTGGAGAAGCAAAAAGAAAGTTATCACGTGGAAAGGCATCAAAAAGGAAAGGTGTAGCTAAGATTACTACTTTTGCTGAGTTAAAGCCTGGAGATTATGTTGTACATGCGAATAATGGTATTGGAGTTTATAAAGGAATAAAGCAGATAGAAACCAATGGAAATAAGCGTGACTATTTAGATATCGAATATGCAAAAGGTGATAAATTATATGTGCCTGTAGATCAATTAGATTTAGTGCAAAAGTACATTGGGGGGGAAGGTACACATCCAAAAGTAAATAAGTTAGGAACAGCAGAATGGCAAAAGGCCAAAGCTAAGGTTAAAAAATCAATAAATGAAATTGCTGAAGAATTGGTTAAACTTTATGCTATTAGAAATACAGTAAAGGGGCATAAGTTCTCAAAAGATACTGAGTGGCAGAAACAATTTGAGGATGAATTTCCCTATGAAGAAACTCCAGATCAATTAACTTCATTAGAAGAAATTAAAGAGGATATGGAATCTGATAAGCCTATGGATAGATTACTATGTGGTGATGTTGGATATGGAAAGACTGAAGTGGCAGTAAGAGGAGCATTTAAGGCAGTCATGGAGGGAAAACAGGTAGCATTTTTAGTGCCAACAACTATACTAGCAGATCAGCACTATAAAAATATGAAAAATAGATTTTCTGATTTTCCTGTAAAAATAGATATGATAAGTAGATTTAGGACTGCTAAAGAGCAAAAAGCTACCATACAAGCCGTCAAAGAAGGAAATGTTGATATATTAATAGGAACCCATAGAATGGTGTCAAAGGACATAGTATTTAAGGATTTAGGGTTACTAATAATAGATGAAGAGCAAAGGTTTGGTGTTGCACAAAAAGAAAAGATGAAAGAAATCAAAAAAAATGTAGATGTATTAACGTTAAGTGCTACTCCAATTCCAAGAACTTTGCATATGTCATTGACTGGTGTTAGAGATATTTCAGTTATAGAAACTCCTCCAGAAGAAAGATATCCTATTCAAACTTATGTTGTTGAACAAAATGATCAACTTATTAGAGATGCAATATTAAGAGAAATGAATAGGGATGGTCAGATATTTTTTGTATATAATAGAGTTGATGATATTCAGAGTATAGGCGATTATTTAACAAAACTAGTACCTGAATGCAGAATTGCTATAGTTCATGGACAAATGACTGAAAGACAGCTAGAAACAGAAATGATAGCATTTATGAATAGAGAGTATGATGTATTGCTATGTACAACCATAATTGAAACAGGTATTGATTTACCGAATGTAAATACAATGATTGTTTATAATGCAGATAAGATGGGACTTTCACAACTTTATCAGTTAAGAGGTAGAGTAGGAAGGTCTAATAAGATTGCATATGCTTATTTTGTATATAAGAAGGATAAGATTCTAACAGAAGTAGCAGAGAAGAGATTAAAAGCATTAAAAGATTTTACAGAATTAGGTTCAGGGTTCAAAATTGCTATGAGAGATTTAGAGATAAGAGGAGCAGGTAACATGATGGGCTCAGCTCAGCATGGTCATATGTCTGCCATAGGTTATGATTTATATTGTAGAATGTTAGAAGATACAATAAGGTTAGTAAAAGGGGAGATAGATTCTGAACCTATTGAAACATCTATAGAATTAAAAATAGATGCTTATATTCCATCAGAATTTATTGAAGATGAAATTCAGAAGATTACTATCTATAAAAAGATTGCAGCTATAGAAAATTCACAAGACTACCTAGAGATTAAGGAAGAGTTGGAAGATAGATTTTCAGACATACCTCAACCTGTGTTTAATTTAATGGATATAGCCTATATTAAGAGTAAGGCTAATATGCTAGGGATAGAAGAAGTAAAAGAGAAGCAGGATGAGGTGTTGTTTAGATTTTATGATGACAGCAAGGTGGATAAAAACAGTATTTTGATGTTAATGAATAAGTATAAACATCAAGTATATCTTTCAATTGAGAATAAATCTGTACTAGTGTATAGAGCTAAGGAAATAAAAAGGGAAGATATATTAGTTGTTTTTAAGGAAATGTTAGATTATGCTTTAGAGATAAGAAACAATGTTTAG
- a CDS encoding peptidylprolyl isomerase has product MKKIKRLIEVLLCGSLVFSLAGCDMIQKTPDAKKKSVVATVDGEKITLSDVDKLLGSVISQIKQQYGQDLSASAEGKKALVDQRTNALNSILEQKVCAKKAVTLKIMPTDADLNKQIDDKLKQIKEMYENDDAKYKEALKAENMTEDQLKKAIKDSIITTTVKQNVVKDIKVTDEEVQKYYDTHKETDYSKGAGADMYHILVATEDEAKKIKKELDGGAKFADEAAKYGTDGTKTTGGSLGFVQYDEANMDKDFLAGAKKLKEGEISNPVKSQFGYHIIMVKNIKTDKHYQPLADVKDKIMSTLKDTKSTALWNTTFSAWKTEYKVTTKNENLAILY; this is encoded by the coding sequence GTGAAAAAAATAAAAAGATTAATAGAAGTGTTGTTATGCGGAAGTCTGGTATTTTCTTTAGCTGGATGTGATATGATTCAAAAGACTCCAGATGCAAAGAAAAAGTCAGTAGTAGCTACAGTTGATGGGGAAAAGATAACATTAAGTGATGTAGATAAGTTATTGGGTAGCGTTATCTCTCAAATTAAACAACAATACGGACAGGATTTATCAGCAAGCGCAGAAGGTAAAAAAGCTTTAGTAGATCAAAGAACAAATGCATTAAACTCTATATTAGAACAAAAGGTTTGCGCTAAGAAGGCTGTAACACTAAAGATAATGCCAACAGATGCTGATCTAAATAAACAAATAGATGACAAGTTAAAGCAGATAAAAGAAATGTATGAAAATGATGATGCTAAATACAAAGAAGCTTTAAAGGCTGAAAATATGACAGAAGATCAATTAAAGAAAGCTATTAAAGATTCAATTATTACTACTACAGTTAAGCAGAACGTTGTTAAAGATATAAAAGTTACTGATGAAGAAGTACAAAAGTATTATGATACACATAAAGAAACAGATTACTCTAAGGGTGCTGGTGCAGATATGTATCATATACTTGTAGCTACAGAAGATGAAGCTAAAAAAATAAAGAAAGAATTAGATGGTGGTGCTAAATTTGCAGATGAAGCTGCAAAATATGGTACTGATGGAACTAAAACTACAGGTGGTTCCTTAGGATTTGTTCAATATGATGAAGCTAACATGGATAAGGATTTCTTAGCTGGAGCAAAGAAACTTAAAGAAGGTGAAATCTCAAATCCAGTAAAATCTCAATTTGGATATCATATAATAATGGTTAAGAATATAAAGACAGATAAGCACTATCAACCACTTGCTGATGTTAAAGATAAAATAATGAGCACTCTTAAGGACACTAAGAGTACTGCATTATGGAATACTACTTTTAGTGCTTGGAAAACAGAATATAAAGTAACAACTAAGAATGAGAATTTAGCAATATTATACTAA
- the spoVT gene encoding stage V sporulation protein T, which produces MKATGIVRRIDDLGRVVIPKEIRRTLRIREGDPLEIFTDREGGVILKKYSPIGELADFSKEYAESLQQSIGHIILIADKDTFISVSGTAKKDFFEKKISSELEKIMEDRKTANLSDNVIPLYTEDSAEGKYSSQVIAPIIAEGDAIGAVIILSKEAGETFGELEKKLIETAAAFLGKQMEQ; this is translated from the coding sequence ATGAAAGCAACAGGAATTGTTAGACGTATTGATGATTTAGGAAGGGTGGTAATTCCAAAGGAAATAAGAAGAACATTAAGAATAAGGGAAGGAGATCCTCTAGAAATATTTACTGATAGAGAAGGTGGGGTAATCTTAAAAAAATATTCTCCTATAGGTGAGTTGGCTGATTTCTCAAAAGAATATGCTGAAAGCTTGCAACAATCTATTGGACATATTATATTAATCGCTGATAAAGATACATTTATTTCTGTTAGTGGAACTGCAAAAAAGGATTTTTTTGAAAAGAAAATAAGCAGTGAATTAGAAAAAATTATGGAAGACAGAAAGACAGCGAATTTAAGTGATAATGTAATTCCATTATACACAGAAGATTCAGCAGAAGGGAAGTATTCTTCACAAGTTATAGCCCCTATAATAGCTGAAGGTGATGCAATAGGTGCTGTAATAATTCTATCTAAAGAAGCTGGAGAGACTTTTGGAGAGCTAGAAAAGAAGCTTATTGAAACAGCAGCAGCATTTTTAGGAAAACAAATGGAACAATAG
- a CDS encoding putative polysaccharide biosynthesis protein has translation MKTQSLIKGSLILGLAGIFTRFLGLFFRWPLIMLIGDEGVGYYQMSYPLYMFFVAFASGIPVAVSKIVSERIAVGDIEGAFEANKSSMKFMLIFGTSMSLLLFLGAPYIVKILKWDPKSYYSLIGISFAPIAVSVMMVLRGFFQGFQNMNYTAVSQIIEQIGRVIIGVGFAVLFFNKGIQYSAGGAAFGAAAGGILGSGYLIYKYKKIKKEYNLKTVKKNIAIMDRFLNIAVPIAVGASVGAVMSLIDSVLVPQELLKAGLDYVTSTILYAQLTGKANVLINIPLTLSMALSVSLIPVISSNHAVKNNIEVNNKISLAMKFSAVIAIPCFLGYYFMAEPIMKLIFPGKYDGFIILKYLSISIPFIIFAQTTTAILQALDYLKVPVINMLIGCMVKIIFTSMLVPIKSINIYGAVIASILAYVVAAILNLIFLYIKTEYRCNIFENLIKPSLAAVIMILSVLFVYMKLIFITRNSIVATLISIFVGIIIYVLLLILLGVFDYDFLKERYLKRNK, from the coding sequence ATGAAAACTCAATCTTTAATAAAAGGAAGTCTTATATTAGGACTAGCAGGAATCTTTACAAGGTTTCTGGGTCTGTTTTTTAGATGGCCATTAATAATGCTTATAGGTGATGAAGGCGTTGGATATTATCAAATGTCGTACCCTTTATATATGTTTTTTGTGGCTTTTGCTTCTGGTATACCAGTAGCAGTATCAAAAATTGTATCTGAAAGAATTGCTGTAGGTGATATAGAAGGAGCTTTTGAAGCGAATAAATCATCAATGAAGTTTATGCTTATATTTGGGACAAGTATGTCGCTTCTTTTATTTTTGGGAGCTCCATATATAGTGAAGATTTTAAAATGGGATCCTAAATCTTATTATTCATTGATTGGTATTTCTTTTGCACCAATAGCAGTATCAGTAATGATGGTTCTAAGGGGATTTTTTCAAGGATTTCAAAATATGAATTATACAGCTGTATCCCAAATAATTGAGCAAATAGGCAGGGTTATAATCGGAGTAGGATTTGCAGTTTTATTCTTTAATAAGGGTATTCAGTATTCAGCAGGAGGAGCGGCCTTTGGTGCTGCTGCAGGAGGAATTCTTGGAAGTGGATATTTAATATATAAATATAAAAAAATTAAAAAAGAATATAATTTAAAAACTGTAAAGAAAAATATTGCAATTATGGACAGGTTCCTAAATATAGCTGTTCCTATAGCAGTAGGGGCTTCTGTGGGAGCTGTAATGAGTTTAATAGATTCAGTGTTGGTTCCACAGGAATTATTAAAAGCAGGGCTTGATTACGTAACTTCAACTATTTTATATGCACAGTTAACAGGAAAGGCTAATGTATTAATAAATATACCGCTAACTTTATCAATGGCATTAAGTGTTTCTCTTATTCCAGTTATATCTAGCAATCATGCTGTTAAGAATAATATCGAGGTAAATAACAAGATATCTTTAGCAATGAAATTTTCAGCTGTTATTGCTATACCATGTTTTCTAGGTTATTATTTCATGGCTGAACCAATAATGAAATTGATATTTCCAGGTAAGTATGATGGATTTATTATACTGAAGTATCTCTCTATATCTATACCATTTATTATCTTTGCACAGACCACTACAGCTATTTTACAGGCATTAGATTATTTAAAGGTTCCGGTTATTAACATGCTGATAGGATGCATGGTTAAGATTATTTTTACAAGTATGCTTGTTCCTATAAAATCTATAAATATATATGGAGCAGTAATTGCATCAATTTTAGCATATGTTGTAGCAGCAATTTTAAATTTAATATTTTTATATATTAAAACTGAATATAGGTGTAATATTTTTGAAAACTTAATTAAGCCAAGCTTGGCCGCTGTAATAATGATATTGTCAGTATTGTTCGTTTATATGAAACTAATTTTTATAACAAGGAATAGCATTGTAGCAACCTTGATTTCTATATTTGTTGGTATTATTATATATGTATTGTTGTTAATATTACTAGGAGTATTTGATTATGATTTTTTAAAGGAGAGATATCTTAAAAGAAATAAATAA
- the mazG gene encoding nucleoside triphosphate pyrophosphohydrolase: protein MIKIVGLGPGAESGLTLGTINALKESDYIFLRTEKHPTVDYLRELGIKFETYDYSYENNQSFDEVYKTIAEDLIVKAREKDLVYAVPGHPLVAERSVLNLISLCEKENITYDILPAVSFVDAIIEALKIDPIEGLKIIDAFDMENQIMDKRIGTIITQVYNQFIASEVKLKLLDYYKDETEIYFIRAAGVKGLESIRKIPLYEMDRQEDIDYLTSIYIPKDLENKKDIYDLVNLVEVLRGENGCPWDREQTHESVKNALLEESYEVVDAIEKEDYDGIIEELGDVLFQVVFHSVIGKEEAYFDLNDIVEVVHNKMVSRHPHVFGEANVKDTEGVLKAWDELKKKEKSLNTVTDELNAVAKALPGLLRAQKIQKKASKVGFDWDKVEDVILKIEEELKEVKQVYNGQNEARIKDEMGDLIFACVNLARFLGVDSEDAVKGTCKKFIKRFSFIEEEAMKKGNNIEQMTLQEMDKLWEIAKKQEK, encoded by the coding sequence ATGATAAAAATAGTTGGATTAGGACCAGGAGCTGAAAGTGGATTAACTCTTGGGACGATAAATGCACTTAAAGAAAGTGATTACATTTTTTTAAGAACAGAAAAACATCCTACAGTTGACTATCTACGAGAGTTAGGAATTAAATTTGAAACATATGATTATTCTTACGAAAATAATCAAAGTTTTGATGAGGTATATAAAACGATTGCTGAGGATTTAATTGTTAAAGCAAGGGAAAAAGATTTAGTATATGCAGTTCCAGGGCATCCTTTAGTTGCTGAGAGATCAGTTCTTAACTTGATATCTTTATGTGAAAAAGAGAATATAACCTATGATATACTGCCAGCTGTGAGCTTTGTAGATGCCATTATAGAAGCATTAAAAATAGATCCAATAGAAGGATTGAAAATTATAGATGCTTTTGATATGGAAAATCAAATTATGGATAAGAGAATAGGAACCATTATCACGCAGGTTTATAATCAATTTATAGCATCTGAGGTTAAATTGAAGTTATTAGATTATTACAAAGATGAAACAGAAATTTATTTTATTAGAGCTGCTGGTGTTAAAGGGTTAGAAAGTATAAGGAAGATACCACTTTATGAAATGGATAGACAAGAAGATATAGATTACCTGACATCAATATATATTCCTAAAGATTTAGAAAATAAAAAAGATATATATGATTTGGTGAATCTTGTAGAAGTGTTAAGAGGTGAGAATGGATGTCCTTGGGATAGGGAGCAAACTCATGAAAGTGTAAAAAATGCTCTTTTAGAAGAGAGCTATGAAGTTGTAGATGCTATTGAAAAAGAAGATTATGATGGGATTATAGAAGAACTAGGAGATGTTCTTTTTCAGGTAGTATTCCATTCTGTAATAGGTAAAGAAGAGGCTTACTTTGACTTAAATGATATAGTTGAAGTTGTTCATAATAAAATGGTGAGCAGACATCCGCATGTATTTGGCGAAGCTAATGTGAAGGATACTGAAGGAGTATTAAAAGCATGGGATGAATTAAAGAAAAAAGAAAAATCACTCAACACTGTTACAGATGAATTAAATGCAGTAGCTAAAGCATTACCTGGATTGTTGAGGGCACAGAAGATTCAAAAGAAAGCTTCTAAGGTTGGATTTGATTGGGATAAAGTTGAAGATGTAATTTTAAAGATAGAAGAAGAATTAAAAGAAGTAAAACAGGTATATAATGGTCAAAATGAGGCAAGAATAAAAGATGAAATGGGAGATTTAATATTTGCCTGTGTAAATTTAGCAAGATTTTTAGGAGTTGATAGTGAGGATGCTGTGAAAGGAACTTGTAAAAAATTTATAAAAAGATTTTCTTTTATAGAAGAAGAGGCGATGAAAAAAGGTAATAATATTGAACAAATGACGTTGCAAGAAATGGATAAACTTTGGGAAATAGCAAAAAAACAAGAAAAATAA
- a CDS encoding HU family DNA-binding protein gives MKVEFKEDVNVNKAELITSMAEKSNITKKDAEVALKAFIESVQDALESGDKVQLVGFGTFETRERAAREGRNPRTKEVIQIAASKVPVFKAGKEFKERVNK, from the coding sequence ATAAAGGTTGAATTTAAGGAGGATGTGAACGTGAATAAAGCAGAATTAATCACAAGCATGGCAGAAAAGAGTAATATTACTAAAAAGGATGCAGAGGTTGCATTAAAAGCTTTCATCGAAAGCGTGCAAGATGCATTAGAAAGTGGAGATAAGGTTCAACTAGTTGGGTTTGGAACTTTTGAAACTAGAGAAAGAGCTGCTAGAGAAGGAAGAAATCCTAGAACTAAGGAAGTTATCCAAATAGCTGCATCTAAAGTTCCTGTATTTAAAGCAGGAAAAGAATTTAAAGAAAGAGTTAATAAGTAA
- a CDS encoding RNA-binding S4 domain-containing protein, with translation MRLDKYLKVSRIIKRRTVAKEACEGGRVSINGKLAKPSTEIKEGDIIDIRFANKTIKAEIINIAEHVRKDDAKEMYKILEGEEDTE, from the coding sequence ATGAGATTAGATAAATATTTAAAGGTATCTAGAATTATAAAAAGAAGAACTGTAGCTAAAGAAGCATGTGAAGGTGGGAGAGTTTCAATCAATGGCAAACTGGCTAAGCCATCTACAGAGATAAAAGAAGGCGATATTATAGATATTAGATTTGCAAACAAAACTATAAAAGCAGAAATAATTAATATAGCAGAGCATGTTAGAAAAGATGATGCAAAAGAAATGTATAAAATTCTTGAAGGAGAAGAAGATACAGAATAA
- the yabP gene encoding sporulation protein YabP translates to METNKDLKVQDKKSNLTLDSRKKLVLTGVIEVLSFDDEKILLNTCLGMLTIKGQELKMNKLDVQNGDVIMVGTISSLVYATGNVKPEKKDSILARLFR, encoded by the coding sequence ATGGAAACAAATAAAGATTTAAAAGTTCAAGATAAGAAAAGTAATCTAACCTTAGATAGCAGAAAAAAACTAGTTTTAACAGGTGTTATAGAAGTTTTAAGCTTTGATGATGAAAAAATATTATTAAATACTTGCTTAGGTATGTTAACCATAAAGGGACAGGAGTTGAAAATGAATAAACTAGATGTCCAAAATGGGGATGTAATAATGGTAGGTACCATTAGTTCCTTAGTGTATGCTACTGGTAATGTAAAACCTGAAAAAAAAGACAGCATATTAGCAAGATTATTTAGGTAG